A window of Streptomyces armeniacus contains these coding sequences:
- a CDS encoding helix-turn-helix domain-containing protein — protein sequence MADGTGGTGGSPGGGGEPEVSDSLRTFGEVFKAFRKRARLTQEEFAERVPYSVQTVAKIEQGRRFPQPDFVERAEETLDAFGALRGAARHLSRQPGLASWFRQWARLEAEAVSLNTYECRVVPGLLQTEAYARAVSFSVPPLPDEQEMSERIAARLARHELLATSRKPPSAFSFIVEQAVLERHTGGEEVTRELYDHLLAVIDRHWNVEFQLMPLRQPVHAGLDGPLQLAETPERRWFGYSEGQENGRLITDAKEISRLHQRYAKMRSQALTPEDSLSLLKRMRGAL from the coding sequence ATGGCGGACGGTACGGGTGGCACTGGCGGATCGCCGGGCGGCGGCGGCGAGCCGGAGGTGTCGGACAGTCTCAGGACGTTCGGCGAGGTGTTCAAGGCGTTCCGCAAACGGGCGCGCCTGACGCAAGAGGAATTCGCGGAGCGGGTGCCGTACTCGGTCCAGACGGTAGCCAAGATCGAACAGGGCCGCCGCTTCCCGCAACCGGACTTCGTGGAACGGGCGGAGGAGACCCTGGACGCGTTCGGCGCGCTACGGGGCGCGGCCCGACACCTGTCGCGCCAGCCGGGCCTGGCGAGTTGGTTCCGCCAGTGGGCACGGCTGGAGGCCGAGGCGGTAAGCCTCAACACGTACGAATGCCGGGTCGTACCCGGCCTGTTGCAGACCGAGGCCTACGCGCGCGCCGTCTCGTTCAGCGTGCCGCCGCTGCCCGACGAGCAGGAGATGAGCGAGCGCATCGCGGCACGCCTCGCCCGCCACGAGCTTCTGGCCACAAGCCGGAAGCCGCCTTCGGCCTTCAGCTTCATCGTCGAACAGGCGGTGCTGGAGCGGCACACGGGCGGCGAGGAGGTGACGCGGGAGCTGTACGACCACCTGCTGGCGGTGATCGACCGGCACTGGAACGTGGAGTTCCAGCTCATGCCGCTACGGCAGCCGGTGCACGCCGGGCTGGACGGGCCGCTTCAGCTGGCCGAGACACCGGAGCGCCGGTGGTTCGGCTACTCGGAAGGCCAGGAAAACGGCCGTCTCATCACTGACGCAAAAGAGATCAGCCGTCTCCACCAGCGCTATGCCAAGATGCGCTCACAGGCTCTGACCCCCGAGGACTCCCTGAGCCTGCTGAAGCGAATGCGAGGAGCGCTATGA
- a CDS encoding DUF397 domain-containing protein, producing the protein MSTSEVTWFKSSYSGSQGDDCVEVALSWHKSSYSSGSQGDCVEVAACPTTVHVRDSKLTQSPQLAIAPATWRSFLTYATRD; encoded by the coding sequence ATGAGCACGTCCGAAGTGACCTGGTTCAAGAGCAGTTACAGCGGCTCGCAGGGCGACGACTGCGTCGAAGTGGCCCTCTCCTGGCACAAGTCCAGCTACAGCAGCGGCAGCCAAGGCGACTGCGTCGAGGTGGCGGCCTGCCCCACCACCGTCCACGTACGGGACTCCAAGCTGACGCAGAGCCCGCAGCTGGCGATAGCCCCGGCCACATGGCGGAGCTTCCTCACGTACGCGACCCGGGACTGA
- a CDS encoding ATP-binding protein yields MTQRPAPHRPVTVRVFTQRFSSTPRGARLARHLALNQLSAWGVPYGSGASDAAALVVAELAANAATHGRVPGRDFEVRLSLDAYALRIDVSDARGERRPDGAVTPVDGAEGGRGLLLVEALADRWCVLDRVPVGKTVRAELDLSRHR; encoded by the coding sequence ATGACGCAACGCCCCGCACCCCACCGGCCGGTCACCGTACGTGTGTTCACGCAGCGGTTCAGTTCCACTCCGCGCGGGGCCCGCCTCGCCCGCCATCTCGCCCTGAACCAGCTGAGCGCCTGGGGCGTCCCGTACGGCTCCGGCGCCTCGGACGCCGCCGCGCTCGTCGTGGCCGAGCTGGCGGCCAACGCCGCAACCCACGGCCGCGTTCCCGGCCGTGACTTCGAGGTGCGGCTCAGCCTCGACGCGTACGCCCTGCGGATCGACGTGTCGGACGCGCGCGGCGAGCGGCGCCCCGACGGCGCCGTGACTCCCGTGGACGGAGCCGAGGGCGGTCGCGGGCTGCTGCTGGTCGAGGCGCTTGCCGACCGCTGGTGCGTCCTCGACCGGGTGCCGGTCGGCAAGACGGTACGGGCTGAACTGGACCTGTCGCGGCACCGATGA